In Bacteroidota bacterium, the DNA window TGTTAGAATATACTTTAAGGGCACAAAAATAGGATTATCTTGAAGAAAAAAACAATAAGTTTCAAATTAAAACTCAGAAGTGAAATGGAAATTTATCTTTTCAAATTTGTCTTGAGCCATCTGCAAGGCATAAGGAGATTCAGCCAAAAACACATCCCGTCCCTGTTTATCTTCGGCAAGCACATTAAATTTCCGTTTCTTGAAATCATCCAGCTGAACCTTATCATTGCTCTCAATCCAGCAGGCCTTGTATAAATTGATGGGTTCGTAGCGGCAAAGGGCATTGTATTCGTGCTGAAGCCTGTATTGTATCACTTCAAACTGCAGTTCTCCAACTGTCCCGATGATTTTCCGTCCGTTTGCCCGGCTGATGAAAAGCTGGGCAACGCCTTCATCCATTAGTTGGTCAATGCCTTTGGCCAATTGCTTGGATTTCATCGGGTCATCATTTTCCACATAACGGAAGAGTTCGGGTGAGAAGCTCGGAATCCCCTTGAAGTGCAATAACTCTCCTTCAGTAAGCGTATCGCCTATTTTGAAGGTACCGGTATCATGTAAACCAACAATATCGCCAGGATAAGCTTCGTCAATCACTTCTTTTTTATCGGCCATAAAGGATGTGGGGCTCGAAAATTTCATCATCTTGCCATGGCGCACATGAAGGTAGTTCTTGTTTCTCTCGAATTTTCCCGAACAGACGCGAACAAAAGCAATACGGTCGCGATGGTTGGGATCAAGATTGGCATGAATCTTAAATATAAATCCGGTAAACTTGGGTTCTTCGGGAAGGACTTTACGTTCGACCGTAGTAAATACCTTAGGAGTAGGTGCTATGTCTATAAAACAATTGAGCAATTCATGCACACCGAAATTGTTCAGCGCGCTTCCAAAAAAGACAGGAGCCAGGTGGCCGGCCAGGTACTCGTTGTGGTCAAATTTCGGATAAACCCCTTCGATTAAATTCGTTTCCTCGCGAAGTTTGCTGACAAATTTATCATCCAGGTATTTTTCCAATACAGGGCTTTTGAGGTCATCAATTTCAACAGAATGGTCCTGATCGGTGGTATTGGGTTTAAACAATTTCAGCTTCTTTTCATACATATTATAGACGCCTTTGAAATAGCGGCCTCCACCAATGGGCCAGCTAAGGGGGCGAACTTTAATCTTCAGTTCTTTTTCAATTTCGTCAAGCAGGTCAAAGGGATCATTGCCGGGACGGTCCATCTTGTTGATAAAGACCATCACGGGGGTATTGCGCATACGGCAAACCTCCATCAGTTTTAGGGTTTGGGCTTCAACCCCTTTGGCACAGTCAATTACGATGATCACACTGTCTACTGCAGTAAGGGTACGGTAGGTGTCTTCTGCAAAATCCTGGTGACCGGGAGTGTCCAAAATATTAATCTTTACGCCATCATATTCAAATCCCATCACGGAAGTGGCTACTGAAATGCCCCTTTGGCGCTCAATTTCCATAAAATCCGATACGGTAGTACGTTTTATCTTATTTGATTTCACGGCACCGGCAACACGAATGGCCCCGCCAAACAATAATAACTTTTCGGTAAGGGTCGTTTTCCCTGCATCAGGGTGACTAATAATAGCAAAAGTACGTCTTCTCTGTATCTCTTTTAAAAAATCCATCGTCTAAAATTAAATTTGCAAAATTACTACTTTCAGAAACTACAATAACTATTTCCTGAAAAAAATATGATAAAATTTGCAACATCTTCCGGACTATTGTAAAAGAGTGGTATTTTTACCCCATCAACCGGATGATTTTTAATTGACTAAAAGATAGAAAATCAATTTTTCAGGATATTTTTTCCTTTTTTGTATTTTTATAATTTGTATGTTTATATCTGAAGATTAATAAATTAAATGTGGTTAACTAAAATAAATATTCAATACCTGAAGCTTTTGGTCATCACTTTTTTATTCTTTGAGTTAAGTGCATGCCGGAGGGACAATGGTTCCTGCGTTCAGCCTGACACTCCTGTACCCACCAGCAACAGTCCGGTTCCTCAGGGAGGTACTTTAAAGCTTTCGGTCAATTCGGTAACGGGAGCAACCTACCTCTGGCAGGGCCCGGATAATTTCAGGTCGACCACACAGAATCCTGAAATTTCAAATTTTTCTGAAGCAAACGCCGGACAATATTCGGTTTATATTATCCTGAACGGTTGCAAAAGTGAGACCGTCTATATTACCGTCGAGCTGAGCAATGATGGGAAAATAGGCTTTTTTACAGACAGCCGGGACGGGAAAATATATAAAACAGTAGTTCTTGGGGATCAGGTATGGATGGCCGAAAATTTCGATTATTACACCCTTTCCGGTTCCGGATATTATAAAAATGATTCATTGTCCTACGGGTACCTGGGACGTTTGTATAACTGGGCTACAGCTGTGGCAGTTGCCCCAGACGGCTGGCATCTTCCCACCCAAAATGAATGGAAAATTTTGTCGGATCACCTGGGGGGAGCAGATAATGCCGGGGGCAAATTGAAAGAAAGAGGAACTCTGCACTGGCTTTCGCCAAATACCGGGGCCACCGACAGCACCATCAAATTCAATGCACTTCCTGCAGGTTTTGTTACTTCAAACAATGGATTCAGCAATTTGGGAACAGGGGCTTATTTCTGGACTGCAGATGAAAACGGTTCTTCATTTGCATACTATTTTTACCTTTATTATTCAAGTTCTGTCCTGACCCTGATGAACGGGAACAAAAGCATGGGCCTTTCAATTCGTTATGTAAAGAACTGAAATTCAATATTTTAAAACATTTCAACGATGGATGAAATTCAAAAAGGTAAACGCTATCAGAGATTATACGTGCAGGTCGAAAGCCTGATGGCAAAAAGCAATGATCCTACCGCACGCATGGCAACCATTGCAGCCCTATTGCACAACAAATTGGAATATTTCTTCTGGACAGGTTTTTATATGCTGAAAAACGGTGTATTAACCGTAGGTCCTTATCAGGGAGCCGTAGCCTGCCTTGAACTGGCC includes these proteins:
- a CDS encoding peptide chain release factor 3, encoding MDFLKEIQRRRTFAIISHPDAGKTTLTEKLLLFGGAIRVAGAVKSNKIKRTTVSDFMEIERQRGISVATSVMGFEYDGVKINILDTPGHQDFAEDTYRTLTAVDSVIIVIDCAKGVEAQTLKLMEVCRMRNTPVMVFINKMDRPGNDPFDLLDEIEKELKIKVRPLSWPIGGGRYFKGVYNMYEKKLKLFKPNTTDQDHSVEIDDLKSPVLEKYLDDKFVSKLREETNLIEGVYPKFDHNEYLAGHLAPVFFGSALNNFGVHELLNCFIDIAPTPKVFTTVERKVLPEEPKFTGFIFKIHANLDPNHRDRIAFVRVCSGKFERNKNYLHVRHGKMMKFSSPTSFMADKKEVIDEAYPGDIVGLHDTGTFKIGDTLTEGELLHFKGIPSFSPELFRYVENDDPMKSKQLAKGIDQLMDEGVAQLFISRANGRKIIGTVGELQFEVIQYRLQHEYNALCRYEPINLYKACWIESNDKVQLDDFKKRKFNVLAEDKQGRDVFLAESPYALQMAQDKFEKINFHFTSEF
- a CDS encoding FISUMP domain-containing protein, yielding MWLTKINIQYLKLLVITFLFFELSACRRDNGSCVQPDTPVPTSNSPVPQGGTLKLSVNSVTGATYLWQGPDNFRSTTQNPEISNFSEANAGQYSVYIILNGCKSETVYITVELSNDGKIGFFTDSRDGKIYKTVVLGDQVWMAENFDYYTLSGSGYYKNDSLSYGYLGRLYNWATAVAVAPDGWHLPTQNEWKILSDHLGGADNAGGKLKERGTLHWLSPNTGATDSTIKFNALPAGFVTSNNGFSNLGTGAYFWTADENGSSFAYYFYLYYSSSVLTLMNGNKSMGLSIRYVKN